The window caaaaaattcaaatatcAAGAGCAATGAAGCTCGGTAGCTACAGGCACTTTTCGCACATGCATGCACAATCTCTCTCTCTTCTCCGATAAAACGTTGCAGAGGCCGGTCTGCGGGTAGCTCGGAATCCACCACGTTGAACCAGTATCGGGATGTGTGCTGTCAGCCGTATAGCCTTTTCCACCGTGGCATGAAAGGCCGTATATTAGCGTATTCCATGGTAGGCCCCTAGTAGGAGTGATAGGTATCTGACATAGGCGAGGCAGCATCTCTTCATCCAATTTGGCCAGTCTGTGGGCTGACTAGTGATTTGATGGGCCATCACTCCTTTTTGCAGGTCGCCATTATTGAGACTATTGATGAAGGAGAGTTTTGTGAGGGAGGGTTCCTTGAAGATCCACATTTATTAGCACCCTAATCACAGGTCCTCTAGACAATATTTTGCTCACAAAACAGTTTTTTGCTTAAATGTTGTACTTTGGGAGATTAGCGATGTCAAAATAGAGAAACACTTAGAAGGAAAACTAAACaaacgaacaagagcgttttatgtGATGCCTGATGAACAATACTTTCAATGGTGGTAATTACTTCGATCAAGATCTAACATCTAATTGTACATCAACATTGCACACGCAGGGTTTGGGTGCGGGTAATCCTTATTGATTCGTTCAGAGAGCAGTAAAGCTGGGTCACCTGTCGCACCGCTGGCTCACTGTCGCTCCTCACCCGTGAGACGCTAAGGTGTTGAAACGaaagaagaggagagagagagagtgcgcaGCATGCAAAAGTAACCAGAGAGAGTTGTCGGCTGCAAAGCCTTTTGGATAGTTTTTTAAGAGGTATTTTCACGACCGGGTCGACATGTCAACTCCTGCACTTAACGAGGCACCAGAACTGCTAATGGTTTCCTTGGCTACAGTGAGTCGCACAAATCTCGATGGACCATATTCTAAAGGAATGGTAAGATAAGGGGGTGCCTAGGCACCCGGGATCTAAAAATCCATTCTCAGCTTGCAAAACGTGCGACAAGCCCGTGCCGCCTGGGGACATGGCGGTGGCGGTATGGACAATGGACGTGGCCACCGAGCAGTGGGAGAGGGACGGCGGCGGTGAGGACCTCCGTGTGGCTGAACTGTGGGAAATGGAGGGCTTCAAGGCGGCGAGGCTACCACGCGTGGAGCCGATCCTCCCGATGTTGTGTGCATTGGAGAacaatggtggcggtggcggtggcggcgtgtTGTGCTTCAGCCTCAATGCGGGGGACTACAAGCAGGTCCACCAATGTCGCCTCGACATGAGCACCAAGACCTTGCTGCCGCCGCCTGTCTTGATCGATGACTGGTGGTCTAGTCCTCATCTCTGTTGCAACTTCTTAAAACGCGTGTTCGCCACCACACCAGACAATGACGATGAAAAGGACGTGGAGGAGGTTCTCCCACCCAAGAGAGGTCGCggtgaggaggagaaggaggaagaagacgatgtgTGCTCAGTTCCTCCGCCAAAGAGGTCCATGCTGCCATTGCCAGTCACCTCCAACCGACATTAACTACTTATTGCCGGGTGACAAGCGATGCACTTGTGATATATGACATTCCCCTGGAGTATAAAAAAACGTCTTATGTTTTGATACAAGGGAATAAGTATTAACTCGTGTGCGTGTCACTTTAGGGCCACTTGATTTTTAAGATTTTTTCATGCCTTAATAGGTTTATAGGATTGGAAGCCCTAGGATTTTTTTCCCTATGGAACTCAGAATACAAATTTCCCTCGGGGCCAATCTCATGGAGTTCTTGCGTTTTTATTATGGTGCAAAAAATAACTAAAACAACATATCTTTCTGTTGTTATTTCCTGTATGATTCAGTATGCCATGATATCTGAATCCTCTATCTGTGAACCAAAGAAGCCCTtccatttcttttttttttcttatgCAATAGTACTAATTAAGAACATACCCACCTTGGGGCTCTAGTGACAAATTAAGTTGATCACAACCAGATTTTGTGCTGCTTTAGATAGGGTATGGAGTCATGGATAGCTCCTAGAAGAATTATTTCATTCTGCTTGGTTAATTCACCTATGTTATATTTGATCCATCGCCCTGCTTTCCCATGCATGAACCACTGAACACAATCTCTATAAGTAATTTCGAAGAGTTTTCACTGGGATTTGGTTGAGTTCAACTGAGCAACAACAAGATTCATCTACCAACATTGATACCCTACCCTTTCTTAATTGTAACCACTCAAAGTGCAAAATGAATACCTAAGTCGGCCGAAATTTCCAGAACATTTTATCGCACAATATTGCTTCCACATGCCCCCTCTATCGAGAACTTATCTATTTCTACTCTTGTCGTCCTAGCATAGGATGTCATCCCGCAATTAAGCTCCTCGGCAGGCTTGCTGATCGTCCTCGGCTACAGGAGGCGTTTTGCCCGATATGCACCTCAACATTGGCATATTGAGCTAACAACTAACAAAAATATAATAATTAGCGTATAACTGTTATAATATAATTTTTCAAAGAGAATGATGTCAGACTGATTCAACAAACTGCAAAAGCAACTAAAGCTCTTATATTAGTTTTGAATCAAATGTGCCATAAATTCAGTAATTGTCATTTCTAAGATGTATATATGCCTCGACATTCAGTTAGGAAGGATCAAATTGACCGCCTAAGTGTGCTTCCCTAACACATCAATCAATCAATATATATATAGATACTAAGCTTTGTTGATTTGAATCGTCCTGGTGCTTTGGGGGTAGTGGTGTCATTGCGGGCCCCCCCTGTAAGTGCATGTGTTGTGTAGTTTTTATTTCTCTTTCACTTCTAATTTTTAATTTTTTCACATTTTAATTCCTGAGCGCTTATTAAAACTTGTGAACAttaaaaacacaaacatttttttaaaaaaattaacatATTTGTTGGATTCATTAATATTTATTAGATTTGTAGATATTTCTTAAGTCTGTGATTTTTTACAAGTTTGAAAAATTATTTAATTTACAATTATTTTCTAAAATCAATGATTATTTTATAAATTTGTGATTTTTTCTAAAATTTATAATATTTTTTAGAAATCCTTGAACATCTATTAATTCAGCTAACTTTTTCAAATAAAAAATAGAGTTGATTTTTTTTCTGAGTTAGAAGTCAGGTGAGTGAAGAAACTAAATAAAGAGTAGGGAGCCGAGTGAGGAAAACATCTATTAATTCGgctaactttttctgggttagaagTCGGGTGAGCCCCATGTTAGCGTTACATAAATACTTTCACTGTTTTAGTATGGAATATGAGCTCTCGGTAGGCTCAAACAATCACCACCGGCTGACATGCTGACATCAAGGCTGAACATTTAAAGACACTccaatcacacaacaaataacttcATTCTCGTCTAGGCACAAATACTTTCTCCAATAGCAATGGAACAAGACATATGAAAAAACACACTCTCAAAACATAAGTCAACACAGataaaatcaaaacaaaacaactaATCATAATAATCTACTCTACTAGATATAAAAGATTTAATCCAACAAGCGAATAACGGCGAAGCGAAGCACGGGTTAGCCTATAGTCAAAACTAGGTCCATGACTACCCACAAAAAAAAAAACTATGTCCACGGCAAGCACTTGCTCCTATTTTCTTGGACTTTTGGAGCTCTTttactattttatttttatttttattgcatCTTTATTACTAGTAAAAAAAGTTTTGATGGAATCTACTAATCCACGTGACAGTGGTatagcccatcagggttcaaatcctagtgctcgcatttatcctggatttatttcagaatttccggtgATACACTTTTAGCGGGAGGATACGTTTCTGCCGACTACAAGGCGCCTACAATAACTTCGTAAAATCTCGATATGCCGGCTCAGTTTCTCAAAGGTGCGTATAGGATAGGGTGTGTGttcataagggtgagtgtatgcgcgcttATACGAGCTCTTGCGTCTGCGTTGCGTTAAGAAAAAGACTGACTGACAGCTTTCTGAACTGAAAAGCAACGATAAGCAACCAATGGCGCTGACCGCAGCTGTCACCCACGCCTCGCGCGCGCTCCCGCGGCGGCGCCACCGCCGCGCTCCGGCTCCCTCCACCCGCCTCGCCCCTCCCCTCTCCACGCCGACACCGCCGCCGACACGTCCGGCGACCCTCGACCGCGTGTTCTCCGACCTGGAGGCCCAGCCGCGCCTCCTCACGCCGTCCCTCCTCGCCCCGCTCCTCGCCGCGCTCCCGCTCCAcccgtccccgcgccgccgcctcgcggcCCTCCGCGGCCTCCTGCCcgtctccctcctccgccgccacccGGACCTCGCGCTCCGCCTCCTCCACATCCACGCCTCCCTCGGCCTCCTCGCCTACGCGCACCACATCTTCGACCACCTCCTTCCCGCGCGCACCCGCCGGGACCGCGCGTTCCCGTGGAACTGCCTCGTCGCCGGCTACGCACACGTCGGCCGCTACGACGATGCGCTTGCCCTCTACCTCCAGATGGACGAGGAGGGCGCCCCGCGCGACGGGTTCACCTTCGAGAGCGCGCTCCGGGCCTGCGCAGGCGCCCGGTCCGCCGAGCTCGGTCGGGCCGTGCACCGCGACGCCGTGAGCGCCGGCCTCGCTGCCGACGTCTCCGTGTGCGACGCCCTCGTGGAGATGTACGCCCAGTGCGGCGACCTGGAGATGGCGTGCCAGGTGTTTGACGCAATGCCGGAGAGGGACGCCGTCTCGTGGAACGTCATGCTCGCTGGCTTGCTGGGGCACGGTGGCCTCTCTCCTCAGGCAACGGAGGTCTGGAGAAGGATGCTCGGAGAAGGGCACAAGCCCGACTCGGTCGTGCTGTCGAAGATGCTCTGCCATCACCCTGATGATGGCAAACAGGGACTGGAGGTTCATGCCTGGGTGATTCGCCATGAGCTTGAGATAGAGTTGCCAGTGGCAAATGCTCTGATTGGAATGTACGCCAGAAAGAAACAGCTAGGACATGCTCTTTCCATTTTCGAGTCGATGCCCGCGAGGGATCTGGCGTCATGGAATGCTATAATCTCTGCACACAGCCAACATTTCGGCGTTCTCATGATGTTCTGCCGCATGGTTGACTCCGGACTGCAGCCGAACGAGGCCACCTTCGTCGCGGTGCTGTCCGCGTGCGACAATCTAGGGTTGGTGGAGGGCGGCATGAGGCTGTTCTCTGAGATGGAGAACAAGTACAGGATTCAGCATACTGTACAGCACTGTACCTCTGTGGTCAACATGCTAGGCAAAGCTGGGATGGTGGATGAGGCTTATGAGTTCATGTCGAAGCGGCCGCGTCTCGGCAGCGAGCCAACAGTCTTGAGGGCGCTGCTTCATGCTAGTTCAGTACATGGCAACATAAGGATAGGCGAAATTGCCGCCAAGAAGTTATTCGACCTGGAGCCTGACAATGCGCATCATTTCGTCACACTGATGAAAATGTATGACAACACGGGTAGGTTGGAGGAGCTCGAGAAGGTGAAGAAAACGATGAGGGATAAAGGGCTTTAACGTTGACCTGTTGGGTCACCACTAATCTCAACTTCTGTAGAAAGCCCCGGCATCTTCATTGCTGCCATGTGGTGGTGATTTCTTACCAGTCTGCCAAGCTCCGGCATCTTCTGTATTAACATACATTAAGATTCAAATGTTTTTATAGCAAAGTATCAGCAGGACAGGGATTCTGATGTTTATACCAGTATCAAACAGAGCATGTTTCATGGCGCACAGTGTACAGTATTTATTTTGTCTGGAAAATAGAAACTCTTCGATTTCATCTTGCTGATCAAATACCTGATCTTTTGGCACAAAACTGGAAGTTGCTTCTTAGGGAGTGCGAGCTTCTTGTCCATGACCTACAAGGATCAGATGATGAATGAATGAAAGGAGAAAAGCTCTAGAAGAAATGTAACTGGCAGATGAATCAAGGTACTAAAGTCTCAAAGTTGCCCATGGACGCCCACTCTGAATCTGCAAATGATGTCTGTATTTAGCACTGGGTTTATAGCATGCCATGAAGATCTGTATGCCCTCTCAACGTGCTAGTTGCTTGAGACCTTTGGGAGGGTAGGTTGTATAGCTTCAGAGGATCTGGCTCTCGGCACTGTCGCTACTTGATCAAATGCCCGATGAAATGAGAAATGTGAACAGCCTGGGTTGTCACTTGGGAGCAATTATATCATGTCCCCTCAACGTGCTAGCTGCCTGAGACCTTTGGGAGAGAAGGTTGTGCAAAGCTTCAGATGATCTGGCGCTCTGCACCATCGCTACTGGAGCACTGTCTGGCTGCTGCTGCTGTGGCGAATTTGGAACCATCGACACGACATCATGTTCCGTGCCAGGCGGCCCTCTAAACCGCCTCCTCACTGATGCTGCCGGGGACGTCATGGTCTGGTCTTTCAGGCTAAGCAGCCAGACTTAAAATGATCATGGGAAGATTTGGGAAGCACTGACGaaagtttcagaatatttgggaaactACCCGAGCCTGCATGTTTAACTGCAGTTCCGGACCAATTCACTATACCATGGAATATTTGGAcctgtttcagaatatttgggaaacaACCCGAGTACGCACGATATTTTGGACCAGTTTCATTAGATTATTTATAATAAAGGATAACTAAACCAAAACCGGCAGAAAACTGTCAAATTTAAAACTTGGACACAACCTACTGTAGACTGTAATGGTACAACACTAGGAAtaatattctactccctccgtttctaaatataagcccattaagagatttcaatatggactgcatacaaatgtatatagacatattttatagtgtagattcactcattttgctccgtatgtagtccatattgaaatctctgaaaatgcttatatttaggaacgaagggagtatcatATAGGACTCTGACATGAACTAAATTTTGCAGCATCTGATCGAACCTATTATGGATAAATTGTAGGAATCCAACACTTTTCTCCTAGTAGAAGACATATAAATGCTTcccttcaaaaaaaaaaagaagacATATAAATGCTAATTTAGCTGCACATAGAGTCTGCTACGTTTAATGTCATTGGCGATGTTCTTAGCATCCATGGCAATACCAGCCAATCCCCTTCTCCCTAACCCGGCACAATAGAGCCCATTTGCCCCTTTCCAATGATTAGGGAATTCCTTCTTGGGCAAGCCATCGCTATTTAGCATGTCCTTATCATTCTGCACTTGCAAATCTTACTTGATTTAGAACATATAACAAGTCTTGCATCTAGAGAAGTTACAGTGGACGAAATTAAAATCTCAGTTTATCTTATTACCTTGAGCCATGAATTTGCTGTGCTTTTGTATCCGGTTGCAAACACAATGGCATCAAAGGAGGCTTCCTTCCCACCTTCAAATTCAATTATTTTTCCTTTGATCTTAGTAATCCTTCCATGAGCCTACAACAGGTTAAAAACTATAACTTGTCATATATGAAACTAAATTTCTTATACTATGTACATTTTGACCAAGGATATGCTCACTTTAATTTTGTCATTCTTGATTAACCCTATGGTGCCAACATCAATCACTGCGGATCGACCAGTTTCCGACTTCAGGACAAGTGGACCATTTTCTGGTCTTGTGATGCCATGCCTAGAGAGGTCCCCGAATACGAAATTTGCCATCATCAAAAGGAGACCATCTATCATCTTTAGTGGAAGATAATGGACAAGTGTCATCCCTAGTCGGATTAATTCCTTTGTCATTACATGAATCTGCAACCACAAAAGGGTCACCATCTTTTGCAATATGCAAGATAAAATAAGATATATAAAAGAGATTTGCAGTTAAAGTCACATATATTATACATACCGGACTTCGTATAACTATAGAAGTATTGGCACCATGAGAAGCAAGGTCGTAGGCGATCTCCATCCCAGAGTTACCAGATCCGATGACCAACACATTCCTCCCGGAGTAGTCGATGCCTGACTTGTAACATGATGAGTGGATGGCCACACCCGAGAAGTTTTCCAGGCCAGGGACCACTGGAATATTCTCAACACTATTCTCACCACTTGCCACAACAAGAAACTTCGCCCTGTAATTAActattgtgcactttgccatgtcgcGCGCCATGATAGACCAATATTTTCCATTGAAGTCATATGTGGATGACTCAACAACAGTGAGATACCTCGGATGGATAGTGAAACACTCAATGTAGTCATCCACATACTTGATGAAAGTGTTCTTTGGTATGTATGTTGGGGTATCTGCTGGGTACGGCATGTGTGGCAACTCACAAAATTCCCTCGCTAGATGTAGCTTCAGCCGGTCATACATGCGGTTGCGCCATAGTGATGCGCTGCAATTCTCACGCTCAACGATGACATAGGGGATGGAGAATTGGCTAAGGCATGCTGCAGTTGCGAGCCCTGCAAGCCCTGCGCCCACAATCAAAACTACGACCTCCTCCATCACTACAACAACAGAGCGTATGAATATGTGAGATTACATATGTATGTAGGATGGACACTCCATAGTAACTCGAGGTATATTTTGCTCCCTTGATAGAATATTGGGAAGAGCACCTACATATGAGGCTTATACATAAATTTAAAATTTTCACATGGCAATTCTGTTTTTTGAACATGTCTATGTTGTGAAAGTAAAAAAAACACATGTTTTTATTATGGGATGCAAAAAGGGTAAACTTTGGTGCACACTAACTCAGTATGTCATATTCCCTTCAATAATTAGAGAATTATAAATACCACATTTATTGTGAAATCCAATCTGGATACAAAATTGGTAGGAAACACAACTCCGTTCTGTTACATTTCCCGTCTAAATTCACAATAAGATTCAGATATATTTAGGCCATATTTGATGCTTCTATTTTATTTTTGCAGGGAAATGCTTCTAATTACACTAACTACAAATTAAAATAAGATAAGGTTATGTTCAGAATTTTTTgtaatgtttttttctttttcttatgaaCGTTGCGAATCCCAATTGTATTAGTTTGGTGTACTCAACTTTGATCTTCTTGAGCGTAACAACCACATCGCTCATAGTCATCCTCTGGCCAGGCAAGTAGCTAGAGCAGATCAATCCCAATTGGAAGATCGACGCTAGAAAACAACCGTCCCGGTTGCAGCAAGGAAGAGAGGAACCTTGCAGAAGCTGACCATCAACAACTTGGACAAGTTCTGCAGGAAATGCCCGATGAATAAACCCACTGCCTAAGTGTTAGTTGTGCACCAAACATAGGGTCTGTGGGAGCATAATTCTGTAGCTTAACGCGTCGCTCTTCCTTGATGCCTTTCCGAGTGACCCATAATCTGTTCAAGAAAACGTTGTAGGGGAGcgcaacagaaaacaaaaaatttccgcaCTATGAACATGCCAGGATCACTATGGAGATGCATACAAGGTTTTGATCTGATCATTACCGACTCGTGGCGCAGCGGAAGTAGAGTCGATGTAGATCGTCGATGCAGATCCCCGCaggtaggatttacaacctcccaactgcGAGGATGTTCTCCGTCATCTATACCACGGACAGGCCTTCGGAAGGCGGTCGGACAGTCCCTCGGACGATGTCACGGACAGCTCTTCAGGAGCCACTCTCAGAAATTCAAACGGTCACTCAGACAACCCTTCAGGAGCCACTCTCAGAAACTCGGACGGTCACTCGAACAGCCCTCCGGGAGGCCCTCGAACAGCCCCTCAGGCAAAAGATCGAACCTACGacctctctacggggttgcacacatatggtgtcagctatccggtagggcttcgccgtcCAAAATTAGTTTCTGTTGGAATCCAGACAACCTTTCGGCTCCACGAAACTATTTCATCTGAGGGAGAGAAAGCTAGATCatgcatggcatgtgtatgagagTTGGAGTGAGTGTGGAGAGCTTCTCTCTACCTCTATTTATAGGACAATGCAAGGGGTAGGGTGGCACGTGTAAACCCCAAAATGCCCATGGTATATGTCTCACATAAAAGGCATAATGGAGAGGCAAGTGGAGCTCCATGGAGCTCCACCCTTGGCTGTCCACCACTAGTGGGCCCTTTCAAAAAGGGGCTCTTATCCTTCCATGTCATCCCTCTTGATCTTTTGGGAAAAGCCCCAAAAAGTGGCTTTCCAAAAAGCATCTAAATAGTGTTTTCCACTATTCATGAAAACATTTTTTCGTGACCAATTAATCCGAAAATATCTGTGAAGGTCCAGAACATTTCTAGTACCCCATATAAAAATTCTGGATGCGTTCCAAAACATTTTCGATTAATGATTTTCATCAGCAAAAAGCAACCAAAGCATTTCTAGCAGCTCCAGAACATTTCCGGTTCTTTTCTCCGGAAAAATTCCATAAGTTTCCAGAACAATCGGGTACCCTCCAAAAAGTTCCAGGTGCATTCCAAAACCTTTTTGGCTCAATGGTTTACtctgaaacaactttttggttttGCCGAAACTTTTCCGTTGTGTCCAAAACTTTTTCAGTgactttctctcagactccctgtctagtatttaGTAGATACATGAGtacatgacccttaagcgtgtgaccctttaGGTTCAGTGAAGTATAGACATGTCTGGAAcactttccgatcaatgatcaatagCGAAACAGTGGACATCCATATTGATCCCTATACCCAcgtgaatgaatattcgagtgaacatgTATTGTTGTGTGATATTCTTGTTGCTTTGCGATATGTTACAAACACCCGAGATGAGACTTATCggcatccccgtggatcaacacTTTTCCACTATGccagttacctcgttaccggttttgttccctTATCTCGTTTCCACATTTCGGCATCCCTGTGAACAAATCACATTgtgtctggccagatgatgatggatACCATAACACCAAGATGGCCCTAAGTATgtctctccatcatcggaggagaaaatcccaatcttgagctacctCATTCCTTGTCATACTTtttcatgaacccgtaagccgccgtaatagccacccagttatggatGGCGTTTAACAAACCCAAAAATTCACGAAGCAAGAACGCAGGAACTCGACACCCTCAAGGCCTAAGAAATTATGCAACACTTGAGCCAGTCATAGAGGcatgactaggaatacattttacttTTTAATATACCACACA is drawn from Triticum dicoccoides isolate Atlit2015 ecotype Zavitan chromosome 4A, WEW_v2.0, whole genome shotgun sequence and contains these coding sequences:
- the LOC119287331 gene encoding probable indole-3-pyruvate monooxygenase YUCCA10 isoform X3, whose product is MMEEVVVLIVGAGLAGLATAACLSQFSIPYVIVERENCSASLWRNRMYDRLKLHLAREFCELPHMPYPADTPTYIPKNTFIKYVDDYIECFTIHPRYLTVVESSTYDFNGKYWSIMARDMAKCTIVNYRAKFLVVASGENSVENIPVVPGLENFSGVAIHSSCYKSGIDYSGRNVLVIGSGNSGMEIAYDLASHGANTSIVIRSPIHVMTKELIRLGMTLVHYLPLKMIDGLLLMMANFVFGDLSRHGITRPENGPLVLKSETGRSAVIDVGTIGLIKNDKIKAHGRITKIKGKIIEFEGGKEASFDAIVFATGYKSTANSWLKVMDKKLALPKKQLPVLCQKIRYLISKMKSKSFYFPDKINTVHCAP
- the LOC119287331 gene encoding probable indole-3-pyruvate monooxygenase YUCCA10 isoform X6, whose protein sequence is MMEEVVVLIVGAGLAGLATAACLSQFSIPYVIVERENCSASLWRNRMYDRLKLHLAREFCELPHMPYPADTPTYIPKNTFIKYVDDYIECFTIHPRYLTVVESSTYDFNGKYWSIMARDMAKCTIVNYRAKFLVVASGENSVENIPVVPGLENFSGVAIHSSCYKSGIDYSGRNVLVIGSGNSGMEIAYDLASHGANTSIVIRSPIHVMTKELIRLGMTLVHYLPLKMIDGLLLMMANFVFGDLSRHGITRPENGPLVLKSETGRSAVIDVGTIGLIKNDKIKAHGRITKIKGKIIEFEGGKEASFDAIVFATGYKSTANSWLKICKCRMIRTC
- the LOC119287331 gene encoding probable indole-3-pyruvate monooxygenase YUCCA10 isoform X5; its protein translation is MMEEVVVLIVGAGLAGLATAACLSQFSIPYVIVERENCSASLWRNRMYDRLKLHLAREFCELPHMPYPADTPTYIPKNTFIKYVDDYIECFTIHPRYLTVVESSTYDFNGKYWSIMARDMAKCTIVNYRAKFLVVASGENSVENIPVVPGLENFSGVAIHSSCYKSGIDYSGRNVLVIGSGNSGMEIAYDLASHGANTSIVIRSPIHVMTKELIRLGMTLVHYLPLKMIDGLLLMMANFVFGDLSRHGITRPENGPLVLKSETGRSAVIDVGTIGLIKNDKIKAHGRITKIKGKIIEFEGGKEASFDAIVFATGYKSTANSWLKVMDKKLALPKKQLPVLCQKIRCRSLADW
- the LOC119287331 gene encoding probable indole-3-pyruvate monooxygenase YUCCA11 isoform X1, which gives rise to MMEEVVVLIVGAGLAGLATAACLSQFSIPYVIVERENCSASLWRNRMYDRLKLHLAREFCELPHMPYPADTPTYIPKNTFIKYVDDYIECFTIHPRYLTVVESSTYDFNGKYWSIMARDMAKCTIVNYRAKFLVVASGENSVENIPVVPGLENFSGVAIHSSCYKSGIDYSGRNVLVIGSGNSGMEIAYDLASHGANTSIVIRSPIHVMTKELIRLGMTLVHYLPLKMIDGLLLMMANFVFGDLSRHGITRPENGPLVLKSETGRSAVIDVGTIGLIKNDKIKAHGRITKIKGKIIEFEGGKEASFDAIVFATGYKSTANSWLKNDKDMLNSDGLPKKEFPNHWKGANGLYCAGLGRRGLAGIAMDAKNIANDIKRSRLYVQLN
- the LOC119287330 gene encoding pentatricopeptide repeat-containing protein At4g25270, chloroplastic-like, translated to MALTAAVTHASRALPRRRHRRAPAPSTRLAPPLSTPTPPPTRPATLDRVFSDLEAQPRLLTPSLLAPLLAALPLHPSPRRRLAALRGLLPVSLLRRHPDLALRLLHIHASLGLLAYAHHIFDHLLPARTRRDRAFPWNCLVAGYAHVGRYDDALALYLQMDEEGAPRDGFTFESALRACAGARSAELGRAVHRDAVSAGLAADVSVCDALVEMYAQCGDLEMACQVFDAMPERDAVSWNVMLAGLLGHGGLSPQATEVWRRMLGEGHKPDSVVLSKMLCHHPDDGKQGLEVHAWVIRHELEIELPVANALIGMYARKKQLGHALSIFESMPARDLASWNAIISAHSQHFGVLMMFCRMVDSGLQPNEATFVAVLSACDNLGLVEGGMRLFSEMENKYRIQHTVQHCTSVVNMLGKAGMVDEAYEFMSKRPRLGSEPTVLRALLHASSVHGNIRIGEIAAKKLFDLEPDNAHHFVTLMKMYDNTGRLEELEKVKKTMRDKGL
- the LOC119287331 gene encoding probable indole-3-pyruvate monooxygenase YUCCA11 isoform X2, yielding MEEVVVLIVGAGLAGLATAACLSQFSIPYVIVERENCSASLWRNRMYDRLKLHLAREFCELPHMPYPADTPTYIPKNTFIKYVDDYIECFTIHPRYLTVVESSTYDFNGKYWSIMARDMAKCTIVNYRAKFLVVASGENSVENIPVVPGLENFSGVAIHSSCYKSGIDYSGRNVLVIGSGNSGMEIAYDLASHGANTSIVIRSPIHVMTKELIRLGMTLVHYLPLKMIDGLLLMMANFVFGDLSRHGITRPENGPLVLKSETGRSAVIDVGTIGLIKNDKIKAHGRITKIKGKIIEFEGGKEASFDAIVFATGYKSTANSWLKNDKDMLNSDGLPKKEFPNHWKGANGLYCAGLGRRGLAGIAMDAKNIANDIKRSRLYVQLN
- the LOC119287331 gene encoding probable indole-3-pyruvate monooxygenase YUCCA10 isoform X4: MMEEVVVLIVGAGLAGLATAACLSQFSIPYVIVERENCSASLWRNRMYDRLKLHLAREFCELPHMPYPADTPTYIPKNTFIKYVDDYIECFTIHPRYLTVVESSTYDFNGKYWSIMARDMAKCTIVNYRAKFLVVASGENSVENIPVVPGLENFSGVAIHSSCYKSGIDYSGRNVLVIGSGNSGMEIAYDLASHGANTSIVIRSPIHVMTKELIRLGMTLVHYLPLKMIDGLLLMMANFVFGDLSRHGITRPENGPLVLKSETGRSAVIDVGTIGLIKNDKIKAHGRITKIKGKIIEFEGGKEASFDAIVFATGYKSTANSWLKVMDKKLALPKKQLPVLCQKIRRCRSLADW